The Toxotes jaculatrix isolate fToxJac2 chromosome 14, fToxJac2.pri, whole genome shotgun sequence genomic interval TGGACAGGATTTGAGTTTTAACAGAAGGATTTCTATTGATTGTGTACTATAGGCCTAATAGCCATATAATAATCTCTAACAGTGTTTGGTTTTTGCAGCAGAAATTGTAAACTTTTATGTTATGCTTGGGATTTTACTCAGATTAACCTATTCTCATTTGGTTGTTACTACAAATGGTGTTATTATTACCTCAGCGTTAAATCGTATGATTAAAAAGTGAACGATACATATCAgtgaagatattttaaaaaggcAACAGTATCACAAAATTACTACCTGATGTGACAGTATAGTGCCTCAGCATCAAAGTCACTTTGCCTTTGCTTCAGTGATGTTTTGCTGCCAAATTGCTGCTTTTGTGAAAATTGCATTTTAGCTTCTACGTTATTCATGCTGGGGTTGAATAGAGACTATCCAATTTTTACCCCAAATTTTCTGCTACAATACTTCTACACTGAGGGGTAGAACTGCTGGTAGCTAAGTGGTTTAGATGCATACCATATTATCACAATATAGTTGGTTCACTTCCTACCAGGAACCCATAGTTGCATGCCTTCCCTTCTtcaatgttttctttcagtttcagttatCTACTATCAGTGGAGGCTGAAATGCTAAAACAATAATCTTGAGAGAAGTTCCAGATTGACACTTTTCTCTAAACAGAAATCAGGAAGatcttaaaaacatttcataataTCACAGGAATATTAAAGGAAAGCTGTGAGGCAGGCTATTTTTTCCAAATGCAGAGCTGTTCAGATGTCAAGCAAACAGAAGTATTGATTTTACTAACTTTAATGTTGGCCTTCACTTGTATCACTCTCACTTTTTATCACCTGTATTCTAGATGAGCCTGGAGGTGGAGAGAAACCTTCAgatgagaaaaggaaagagcaaACGACACCAGTTGTTTCTCCCTCACAGGGAAGCCCAGAGGCAAAAGAAGAAAGGTAACAAGAAAAGCTCTgatatttttatacatttgttaGTGCTGATTGTCAAAACGAGAGTGGTTTGCTTCAGTATCTGATTTAACCTTTCTTATCGCTTCCATAGCAGCTCCAGCAGTAACTCCAGCAGCAAGAGCGAACCTGCTGAAGTCGCATCCAACACGTTAATCAACACCTTTCCTCGTGCCCCAAGCACCTCTGATTCTATCAGGCTCAAGTGCAGAGAGATGCTGGCCAGTGCTTTGCAGACTGGAGGTAATCCTGCTATTATCAAATGAACAATAAATTCTAAACAcatcatatgttttttttgtggttggtTACTATGATCTTTACTTGCATAGTATTTAGCATTGTGTTTGTTCACCCCCCTTACAGATGATTATATTGCTATTGGTGCTGATTGTGAGGAACTTGGAGCACAGATCGAGGAATATATCCTTTACATTGAATGGAAAATGTGAGAATGTTGAGTGTTTTTGCTTAATAAGTGACTTAAATGCTTAATCATTTATTAAAATTGTGATGGATTAATAATCATGttatcaattaatcagttaatccaataattgttttagttttaggctccttttttttaaacaatgaagGTTATATAATACATTGCTGAAAGTGAATTCCTTGACCTGCTATCACGCATCTTCCAAGAGTTTAAgaacacagacatgaaataCAAGAATCGTGTGCGGAGCCGGATCTCAAATCTGAAGGATATGAAGAACCCTAATTTAAGGAGGACTGTGTTATGTGGGAGTGTAACCCCAGAGCGGATGGCTAAGATGACTGCAGAGGTGTGTTGCTGTTGATGGCTCAGTCTTAAAGATTATGGAAATGGCACACAATCAGAAACATACATATTCcatataacatatatatttgGAAAATTTTGTCTTTTACGTCCATGTTGCCGCAATATGATTATGtacagtttgttttgctgttgttacaacagtaacagttttAAATTAGTTTACTTAAAGGCATCATTATTGgcattctgctgttttctgtagGAAATGGCCAGTGATGAGCTGAAGGAAATGAGGAAGAATTTGACCAAAGAGGCTGTCAGGGACCACCAGATGGCCACCACTGGAGGCACTCAGACCGATCTATTCACCTGTGGCAAGTGCAAGGGGAAGAGCTGCACCTACACACAGGTAAAGATTGGCACCTGGCCACCTGTGCTTTAATTGTGGCAGCTGGATGCTATGGTTGATGATGAAGCAAGTTTAACAAAAATTGACATCTACTCTGAAAAATCTGCACAAAGTTAATGGGGTGgatgtaatttaatttaccaCTCATAACCACTAAGTAACCAAAGAACATTTGTAAATCTACGTACATCACTTAAATCCTTTGATTACAATAACAGAGTGTGTGATAGTGCCAGTATGCTCAATAACTAATGTGCAAATAAGTGCCCTGTATTCTTTGATTAAGTTAATTATCAGTGATTATAATGTAATTCACATTAGACAGCTGTTGAGCAGTCCTGCTTGTTCAGTATAATATTGTAATAACATATTTGTTCTGTGTCTTTAGGTTCAAACTCGCAGTGCTGATGAGCCAATGACCACGTTTGTCTTCTGCAATGAATGCGGAAATAGATGGAAGGTATGTTGGTTAATATGGGTTTTTTCCACTCAGTTTTGGAGTCCATCAGCTAACTCTGCACTGACACATACGATTGTCTGTCTGGGGAATCATGGAGGTGCTCCCACTAGGCCAAGatttctgcttttgtgttttatcattttaaatgtatgCAGCTCCACACAATATGCCAGCATCAATACTTTAGACTACCTGCACTTTACCTATACTTTAAGTTCCACCTGTGCTTATCTCATTACTGTTATTTAGCCtttaaataaaaacctgcatGCTTCTGCTGCCCAAATATTGTTGCATTCAAATTAAATAATTAGTCAATTTATCAATTGGTagatcaaaagaaaattaatctgcaacatAACTGACTGATCAGTTTACCACTTTATGTAATCTGTCaagcaaaaatcaaaacattctTTGGTTCCAGTGTCTCAGATGGGAACATTTgcagttttatttcattgtatATTGAATATTAATCAGTTAAAACAAATGTTACTTGCAGACCTACTTGTTTTCATTACAATAGATCCAGATAGGTTGATTGACACTTATAGAGGTTGACAGGCTGCATCAAGGGGAAATATTATCCTTAGAGTTTGCTAAATTTAACCAGGgcagtttcattaaaaacagccTGTGAAAATAAACGTTTGTCAACTCATTTGAGAGtccaaaaataaattattattaattattaataaattaaatcTCACATAAGATTTTGCCATAGCGGTTGAGTGCAGGTTTTTAGCAAAAATGTCACTCTTTGTTGATTTTGAAAGTTTTTCTTGTCCTGCTTTTTGATCACCagtgtttaaaaatacatatcaCACTATCTGGATATTAATTTGTGggttttgggtgtgtgtgtgtgtgtgtgcgcgtgtgtgtgtcctagtTCTGCTGAGTCTGCAGGCACCATCCACGGCACTCTGACAAGTAGCAAAATTCCTGGACCAGATTCTGTCTATCTGCAACAGATTGGAGCTTTGTATTCCGTGGTACATGGTACACAACATGCCATACAAAGATGCCTCTGCGGTTACCGTTTGAATAAATATCCTGTTCATAGATTGAGCTCATTGTCAGTCTCCCAATGCCCCCCGCCCCTCAAAAATCTTTTACTATTGTTATTAGTTTGTTTCTCACTGTCAGATATATGCGATCAATCTTGTCTAATTCTCTTTTATCTGCATTTTTTATATGTAGTTTTAACACTTTGGATAATATTGTTTTGCTTTCCCCTCACAACAttgcattgttttatttaatttcccaATAAAGTGTAATCCATTTGATTAAATAGAAGTGCTTTTCATTAGTTGCCTCTCACAGTGTGATGTGCCTTCAGTTTCTTCTGGCTGTGTGAATCTTTAGCATTATACTAATACAATCAAGGATCTGAGAGgacaaattgtgtgtgtgtgtgtgagtgtgtccttgtgtgtgtcgAGGAGTATACATTTGCTATTGGTGGAATATTCATCACATCAAAGTGAATGCTGATGTATGCATATTAATCTGTCCAGGGACAGGATAATGTCATTGGCTGAACCAGGGAAGATGCACCATTGATTCGCTTTCCTCGTGGTTTTTTTAATTGCCAGGTGCAACCACTCTGTGCTCATGAGCTGTTTGTGCTGCCTTAAATCCACACAAACTGAACCCAGACCAGTGACACAAGAGtaacactgaatcactgaattttttttataaggTCAGTTTCTTATTGATTAGTAAGTTGTACCTCCTGGAAGGACACTATTCCCATTTACTGACTTCGTGAAAATCAGAAATTAAAATGGTACATTTCTTTATCTGGATTCACCTGATCGGCCTGTTTGATGGGATAAACTCCTAACATTTTGTGCAAACATTACAGGATGATGTTTTACTTCTTCAGATCATTGTTATTACACAAAATAAGGAAATATGTAGTATTTGTTATATTACATGTGCATTAAGAAATACATATtccctttttttgcccaaaagtCATTCACATGATAATGTGGTACTGATCTGTTTATCTTATTCTATCATGGCAGCAGTACGCTTCCATACTTAATGGCTGCATTGTGATTTAGGGAACAAATCATCCCAGAGTCATTAAAATTATTGtgctttattttatcttaatcAAAATGCCCACAAGTCATTATTTTCTTGGAgaatagcagaaaaaaaactaaaccatATACTGTAAACAttcacattatttgtttttttaaaaatgtattcttCAGTAAACTCAGCGcaaaataacacatttcatatagtaaacagaagaagaaacaacatttatAGGCATCACTCCAAACCATTGGCTTAGATTGTGTTTTGAGGTTGATCTGCGCGGTGTATCCATCAGCTCAAATTGCACATAGTAAGTTAAAGTTAACTCTAAGACAAGTAGAAGTGCCACCGTGAAGCACACAGGTTGGCAAGAAGTTCAGATCAACCAGCCCTTTCCATTGACCTTTGTCCTCCACAAATAAAGACATGTGTTTTCATCATCCTCCATCATCC includes:
- the tcea1 gene encoding transcription elongation factor A protein 1 isoform X2 translates to MGKKEEEEIIRIAKKMDKMAQKKNGAGALDLLKELRSVPMTLELLQSTRIGMSVNAIRKQSTDEEVTSLAKSLIKSWKKLLDEPGGGEKPSDEKRKEQTTPVVSPSQGSPEAKEESSSSNSSSKSEPAEVASNTLINTFPRAPSTSDSIRLKCREMLASALQTGDDYIAIGADCEELGAQIEECIFQEFKNTDMKYKNRVRSRISNLKDMKNPNLRRTVLCGSVTPERMAKMTAEEMASDELKEMRKNLTKEAVRDHQMATTGGTQTDLFTCGKCKGKSCTYTQVQTRSADEPMTTFVFCNECGNRWKFC
- the tcea1 gene encoding transcription elongation factor A protein 1 isoform X1 gives rise to the protein MGKKEEEEIIRIAKKMDKMAQKKNGAGALDLLKELRSVPMTLELLQSTRIGMSVNAIRKQSTDEEVTSLAKSLIKSWKKLLDEPGGGEKPSDEKRKEQTTPVVSPSQGSPEAKEESSSSSNSSSKSEPAEVASNTLINTFPRAPSTSDSIRLKCREMLASALQTGDDYIAIGADCEELGAQIEECIFQEFKNTDMKYKNRVRSRISNLKDMKNPNLRRTVLCGSVTPERMAKMTAEEMASDELKEMRKNLTKEAVRDHQMATTGGTQTDLFTCGKCKGKSCTYTQVQTRSADEPMTTFVFCNECGNRWKFC